The Spea bombifrons isolate aSpeBom1 chromosome 7, aSpeBom1.2.pri, whole genome shotgun sequence genomic interval GTCTGTACTGATAGGggggcatatattttttttaacccagttTCTCTAATAAAAGCATTTAGGTTACTTTAACCATGTGATTGCACAGTGGATTGCACTGAATTCTCTAATATTCATAACAAGCAACAAACAGGTAAGGTGTGCTTAATCTTTCAATGATTTCTATAGGGTGTGGAAGAATTGTGGACTTACAAGGCTGCAGAACACTTAAAATAACTAtaatacacacagtatataaaagGTACCTTAAAGATTCACAGATGCTCCTGGACAAAAAAAGAACGTAAAGACtgaattaaattacattaaatcacataagtatgtaaatattttcaaaccaatggaaaaaaaatcactaagaAGAAAGCCGgttatttgttttaatcaaTTTATTCTACAAATATTAAACGTTCCACTTGCATGAGCTATCAGAGTAAAACAATAATCCCATAGGAATtacttacaataataataattaaaaaaatcatattgagAGGAATGAAAActtgaataaaaatgttaaatgcattttcttaattaagtggatgtgtttgtgtgtgcttAACTCCAGAGTGCAgtacataataaaatacaggATTACATACAAATTTACAGTACAAATTCATTTTAGTTGAACCAAATTTACAATTCATACATcaatgtattaaacatgcggTAACCATTAACCTAATTGCAGACTTAATGGATTTGTATCGGTTCAAACTACTGCACTAAGTTACCACTGAATGTAGCTCACACGCCGGCAATTAACGTAGtttccataaaaaatgtaacagaaaCTTTGATTCATGCGTCATAGATgtatcattgattttttttttcatttacaaagTAATCAGGTTTTGTATCCGGAGATGGCATACGATtagtgaatttaaaaaaaatgaataaaaagtcAAATAAATTCAGCGAAAATGTATACAAGCTTAACCCACATAATAAGGGTCGGTAATAAAATCACCTGCCGGTGGCGGTGTAACAATAATATGAGTAACTGGAACCGTCTAATCTGTAGGAGAGATtaatctctattttttttctccaaaaaaataataaataaaaacgtcTAAGGCAACACAAAAACAGTTTAATTATCTCGTTTCtggtttaaaatatttacatttattttggataAATTAGATAtaattcgattttttttttaccgcatGTATAAAATATCGATGGAGCTGTATGGTTTAAAATAGCAAATTCACATTATAAAAAGTCATTAAAAATTCTGTACAAAAATCACAACAAAATAATTCAGCATGAGTACATTAACAAGTCGTAGTAAACTGTtggttgaaaaatatatttatatatatatatttatatatatgtatctgatTGGCCCATTATTCGTTTAAAAATTGCATAGATCCTAATTATTGCTTgcgattttttgtttgtttatctgGATCAGATAAATAACACGATATGAGCAGAATGCTTACACTCCAATTTTAGGGAGTGGTTCTAGGGTAGAAGAGCTTTACAAAGTATAATACATTGGGAGGAAAGGAACCTTAGATCCCCGCTTTTAAAGGCAGTAAATAATCATTAAGGTGAGTCTCTAGAACCAAGGGCAATTTGCACTTTTGCAGCAATGGTGCCAATACTGGCTGCTGCTTGTAAACGAGACAGTTGAATACATTAGTTTAATGGATTTGATCTTTCAAAACAAAGTCAGTCGTGAAAGATGGCATTAAGCTGGGCACTCATGACTCGTTCATGGTGTGAGTGGACATCATATGACATGATGCTGTCTATGGGGATCTCACATCGTGGAGCAGCGCTGGAGAACAATGATCCGTGACCTTGGGCTGCAGCTATAGTGGCTGCTGGATAGTGCATGGAGAAGGCATAATTCTTATCAAACTCAGAAGAAGGCTCGTGTTTCAAAGAAAAGTTCCCATTTACACTAAGTGGAGGGCTGAGAGGACCATCAAAAGAAGGGCTGGTGCAGTCAGTGCTTTCGAAAAAGGGCTCCAGAGCTGTTCCATAAGAATTGGGCTTGACGTGAAAGATGTGAGAGCTGTCCATGGTACCGTAAGGAGGGCTAGGAAGACCAGGCGACTGGTATGAGTAAGGATGCAAAGTGAAGGAAGCGCTGGCTGCTTGCATATGTGGTGGCATATCCTGGTTCTGTTCTGGAAGAAAAGTTCTGGGGTTCAGCTGAAGGCACCCAGCTACAAGATTGGTGGTAGGCTGGGACAATCCTTTGCAGAGGGTCTGCACAAAAGACACCAAGTCTGGACTTTTCCCGGATCTCAAAATCTCAGAAAGAGCCCAGATATAATTTTTAGCCAGGCGCAAAGTCTCAATCTTGGACAACTTTTGCGTTTTCGAGTAACAGGGGACAACTTTGCGCAGGTTGTCGAGGGCAGCGTTGAGACCGTGCATACGGTTCCTTTCTCGGGCATTGGCCTTCATCCGCCTCATTTTAAAGCGCTCCAGACGCGCTTTggtcatcttcttcttcttaggACCACGTCTTTTGGGTTTTTGGTCATCGTTGTCTTCATCATCTTCGTCATCCTCttcatcgtcatcatcatcgtcatcTTCCCCATCCTCTTCATCATTCTCATCTCCATTATGTTTAAGAGAATCGTTATCATCATCTTTTATCAAACTCTCCAGCTCTTCCTCCCTTTTCTCCATATCATTTTCATCCTGAGCGTTCAAACATTCATCCACCCAACCTCTAGCTAGCTGGGACTCGGGCATGATCAAACCATTATCTCGGTAGGATTTGGTcatttttaattctgttttgaaaaagagaataaaaaacatCTAGTTTATTAactacaaaagtaaaataatactcAAACATAGTATTTAATTCCTCTAAACTGCAGATGTATAGAGTATACCAAGATATACCTTGGCTTCCCAGGAACTAACTCTTATAACAAATAAACCCAAACTAAATTAATATCATaattaagtatattttataagAATATCTTTGCCTGCCTTTATTCCAGTGTAATCAGATATATTTTCCAATGCTGTTATGCAACTCCAAGGTATTATTGCTGATCTTAAATAGATTACTGAAATATGatttatgtgtttgtataataaGTGAAATGGAATCAGTAACCACGTAAGGTTTGATTTAATGTCCTTTTTCAAATTGTTTTAAGATAatgggaataaaaaaataacttttgctCTTTTTCTCAAGATTAATTCGAAATTCTCTAGAGGGGGAAACACTATTCTGAAATAGAACTGGCGCCTGGGAGAGAGGTATCAGGTGCAGGATGccttttaatataaacattCCCCATCTGCACTTTTACTAAATCGATTTAGCTCAAGTATTTCCCTTTAAACcgagattatataaaaaaaaaaacagatataataCTTGACATCTTACCCATGCTATAGTATGACCTAATGCATTAATTTGCCAGATAAGAATAGTGCTTTTTATGCAGCTACTACATTAATAACAAGTGCCTGCTTGAAAAGCGGTGTCTGCACTCGCTGTAACAGGTAGCATATGTTGCTTTAAAGCCGCTATTCACATTCTGTGCGTGTTCTAGTAATCTAGAAAATCCTTTGAGACACCTCAACCAATAAATACACCTATATATCTTtatgatttaataaaataatatataaatatatatagcagaGGTTGGGTTACATCAataaattgtaattattatcCAAATAATCAGAATATTGGTTTATTGgtatatgttttgtatatagAAACAGTCCATTTAAATAATGCAAGAGAAGTCGGTAGTAACATTACACACAAACTTAATTTGTGTTGGGTATGTAAATTCAGGTATACAGCGatactgaatatgatggcgctatatatatatatatatatatatatatatgtatacacaataaatgataataatacaatattaataataataattaataatgatacTCTTACCTTAATTATAGCGTATCCTTAGCAGTGATAATCTCATAACCCCTTCAATGATGAGAAGCAGAGTTTCTGTGCAATGCTGAGATTTcgtggttttttatttttgaggcGCTGTGATGAGTCTCTCCGGTTTTATAGCGGTTCCCGTGACGCTAATAGACAAGTGATTAGGAGGAGGAGGCAGACGGCAGGAGGAAAGGTGCTGGTACAGGCACGGTGTTCTATACGCATGCGCGATGATGAAGTCCCCGCCCCCAACTTTCCCCGGCACGCGCCATATGGTCACCTAAGTCAGGCAAACGGCCCGGGAATCACGTGATCTGACCCCCCTTTTCCCAGCTTGCTCCCTCCTCCCCGACGATTTGTATTCAGCGCCTCTCTCTATTCCATCCCTTTGTGgccaaggggaaaaaaagtagcCATCTGTCGCCAGTTACAGATTCTGCAAACCTGTTTGTACCCGCAGGAcagggttaaccccttcatcccCGGGCATTGTGTGCACAAGTGACAGAAGGGAATGGCAGAAGGAGGCTGCAGTCACTGTGCCTCTCACTTGTATCTCCGAGACCTCACGGTGCCCCCTGATTTGCAAATTGCCATTAATCAGTAGGCACTGCATCCTCTCCTGGTGTCTGCATGAGATTCCAACACTTtcaatcaatctatctatctatctctatctatctatctatctatctatctatctatctatctatctatctatctatctatctatcatatagtatataatatctatctatctatctatctatctatctatctatctatctatctatctatctatctatctatctatctatcctttcCATCCTCCGTCTTTCCCGTATCAGTAAATATGTTTTCCAACCAAAAGACTAGAGCCCTTGTAGCCATCAGGCCCCCCAGGATGCCTGTGATAAGCTACACAGTTTCTGCCTTGGTGCGCTGAGTCAAAGGCTACGTTGCGATCAATCTTATCTTCATTGGGCATACAGGGGCACATACTATTATTTTTCAGGTGGCCAATCATTAGTCATTTTCAATCCACTGTACGGTATATAGCgtttatataaattaacataTCAGTGATGCCCCGGCAATTCAGTTCCTTCCATAGAAACTAATTGCGGTATTTTGCATAAGCTAGTAATTAATCATTTAAACCcaagataatattaataataaaaaaatcaaaatgacaAGAATTCCTTTATAGTACTTAAAATACACGCAATGGGAGCTAAGTGTTCAGAGCtacattgcaaaatgtatcATTGTTGCCGATGTAATTGTTCTGTTAAGTGCAATACATTGACTTATCTAGATGCTGATCCTTGCTATTATGTAGCTCATTTTTCAGTATTCAAAATAAATGATGCTAAACtctttcctatatatatatatctatatatatatatatatatatagatatatatatatacacacatctatatatatatatatatagatgtatatatatatatatatctatatatatatataatatcccaACACGTGTTCTAATGACACAAGTGCTGAATTTCTTTTAACGTATTAAAGTAGTTTATCATTTTGTGTACAGCAAAAGAtgcttattttgtgttttttaatcccCAAAAGCTTAACTATAATTAAATCCCCCCATCGGAGAACATTTTACTCAAGCTTTGGTTTAGGGTAGCCTTTCCTCCTTATTCATCCTGTGCAGAAGTCCGGCACCCCTCTCGCGTTCCCATGCAGTCCCCAAATTTAATAGAAATCATATTCCTTAACACCCATGTAAACCCCCCAAGCCCTGCACCACCGGTCTATCACTCCATCGCACCTTTCTGAATTACCCCAACAATATACACCCACAGAACATATTATTACCCTTTCGGATAATTGAATTGATGTGAGGTGAGCAGGTCTTTTCACATTCTCAATTTGCTTATTATTGATTTGATACACACTGTTTTATTTCCACTTTAAGCTGCACTTAAAAGTCAAACCTTTTATGGGGATTATCCAGCACAATGCGCAGATCCCAGTACATTAAACTGCACAAGCAATCCCCATCCAACCGTACATTACATACCTTATTTAGGGAAATGCACTGTAGTAATATATTCCGAACAATATAAGCAGGGGCATTAATTCTCTACATATTTCGTGCTCTGATGACACGAAATAAATCCTCTTTCCCTTCTATGTCccttttacatttattgtgcagAGAGAGAAAATGCGAATTTAACCTTTAGATATGCAAAGCTAtgcacatttatacacacacacataatgaataaataataataataatcataataataatttgaaaaaccTGTATTCTTGGGAAGGTTATATATCatcttattatatatactgtatctataCACTCTTTAATAGTGGGAAATGTTGAGAAGCTCTCTATAGAGAGGCAGACCGACAGATGGACTAAACAGGTACCGTACTGAATTGTGCCTAAGCTTTTCAGAGGCAGGAGGGATAAGACAACAGGATAAATGACTCATAGCAACATCAAGTCTAGGTCAAAGGCTAGTAGCCTCTGGTTTCCAAGCTACGCATACATTTAACCAATTCGCTAGCAGACTTTTACACATGCACTCGATCATGTATGATTCGCACATGTTTCCACTCTCTGCGATCATCTAAAACGGGCTCCACTATctctttgtatatttattctgCGTTTTGTTAATTTAACTTGAAGGgtctttaaatttttttttcactcccaTTTTAATCGCGAGTCATCCATGCTAGCCCTGCTGGTTGGGATCCCCTATTCACCTCCTGGCAGGCTTAACGTAATGAGTGGATTTAGAGCGATCCACAGCACTCGCCTCCTCTAGTTAAATCCCAGTGAGCCCCACTCGTGTCCTCTCCAGTCTGACTGCTGTCCGGGGAGAGGCACGCGAGCTGCACACGCTCCCAACAAAAGCCTGTTTTCTGGCTGGGTGAGCAGCTCCAGGAGGCATGCAGCCTGTGGCCTCAAACCCAACCGAGCCGGCAGATCTGAATCCTTTATAACCCAATAACCCCCTCCAAACCCCAACAGAGCACTGGAGGCAACCTGCCACTTATTTATCCCTCCAGTCTCACTGATTATGGAAGCGCTTCTCATCTGTCCATCCACACCAAAGTCTCGTTGGCTAACATGGCAGAGCGACCATCCACTCTCCGCTAATCCTAAACCGTGTCCACATCATCTAACAATAGAGAAAGACCCAATTAACTGTAATCCGAATTAAACCGCTATTTAACAGGCATGCGTCCCTGTGCTGCTGTTTAAGCATAAAATCACTCAGTGTATAAGAACCCTGGCTTCATTAATTCTCCCAAATATAAATTTCCccctgaaaaaacaaaaacccttgGCTGTCACACGACCCACACTAAGCACATATTCGGTAAAGTGACTTCTCATCTTCTACTTTCCACCTATTatttatcatcatcattattattattattattattagagaaATTagtgtataaagaaaaacaatggaCAGTTATGTTTATGGACTCTTCTATTTGATTAAATTGTAGCTCAGTGCCATATTAGATATTAAGAGTTTGTTTTTAAACTCTTAAAAAACCACACTTCCCAACCGCCTAGCGGTATCCCTG includes:
- the NEUROD1 gene encoding neurogenic differentiation factor 1, whose protein sequence is MTKSYRDNGLIMPESQLARGWVDECLNAQDENDMEKREEELESLIKDDDNDSLKHNGDENDEEDGEDDDDDDDEEDDEDDEDNDDQKPKRRGPKKKKMTKARLERFKMRRMKANARERNRMHGLNAALDNLRKVVPCYSKTQKLSKIETLRLAKNYIWALSEILRSGKSPDLVSFVQTLCKGLSQPTTNLVAGCLQLNPRTFLPEQNQDMPPHMQAASASFTLHPYSYQSPGLPSPPYGTMDSSHIFHVKPNSYGTALEPFFESTDCTSPSFDGPLSPPLSVNGNFSLKHEPSSEFDKNYAFSMHYPAATIAAAQGHGSLFSSAAPRCEIPIDSIMSYDVHSHHERVMSAQLNAIFHD